Proteins found in one Aspergillus puulaauensis MK2 DNA, chromosome 8, nearly complete sequence genomic segment:
- a CDS encoding uncharacterized protein (COG:G;~EggNog:ENOG410PJKR;~InterPro:IPR011701,IPR036259;~PFAM:PF07690;~TransMembrane:11 (o22-40i52-71o77-97i139-158o170-190i218-239o251-271i283-300o306-327i339-357o377-396i);~go_function: GO:0022857 - transmembrane transporter activity [Evidence IEA];~go_process: GO:0055085 - transmembrane transport [Evidence IEA]) has product MPAPPDGGYGWVIVLAIFWNNAHHWGILSSYGVFMQWFLAHPDYVSGTYLDYALIGGLAASQSCLIAPFATTVHHRYGIKFSVGLGVLLEFAALLGASWSNKIWHLYLGQGICYGWGLGLQYSSSTSIIPQWFTKRRSLAAGITTAGTGTGGLIYSLAANAMLDRWGPGWTYRVMAIFQVIVSSVCVLALRDNNQNGTPTGGPELKAIDFAVGKRYEVWLFLGWSFFSVMGFMVIWFSLSTFSRSIGLDAQQGSIVTAVLNVGQIVGRPLLGYYSDAVGRINIATAATLVSGVLCLSLWVCAKSYAAILCFALFGGILFGTFWTVMAPLSAEVVALKEIRSCLTIMWLVCVLPATFGEAIGLELRTSGDRPYLRTQIYTGFMYIGAALCAGLLRVWKARRVGKLGAAGPTNTLDDTYFMVRDTRLWKRV; this is encoded by the exons ATGCCGGCACCACCAGATGGGGGATACGGCTGGGTCATTGTGCTTGCGATCTTCTGGAATAACGCCCACCACTGGGGCATTCTTTCC AGCTATGGAGTCTTCATGCAATGGTTCCTCGCTCACCCCGACTACGTTTCCGGCACGTATCTCGACTACGCGCTTATCGGTGGATTAGCAGCATCGCAGTCCTGTTTGATCGCCCCATTTGCAACTACCGTTCACCACCGCTACGGAATTAAGTTTTCGGTTGGCCTCGGCGTGTTGCTAGAATTTGCCGCCTTGCTAGGTGCGTCGTGGAGTAATAAGATCTGGCACCTCTACCTCGGCCAAGGCATCTGCTATGGCTGGGGACTAGGGCTGCAATACAGCTCATCTACGTCAATCATCCCACAATGGTTCACCAAGCGTCGGAGTCTGGCCGCGGGAATTACAACTGCAGGTACAGGTACAGGAGGACTTATCTATTCCCTGGCGGCAAATGCTATGCTGGACCGCTGGGGACCCGGCTGGACGTACCGCGTCATGGCAATTTTTCAGGTGATTGTAAGTTCAGTTTGTGTCCTGGCATTGCGTGACAATAATCAAAATGGTACGCCAACTGGAGGTCCTGAATTGAAGGCCATTGATTTCGCAGTTGGCAAACGCTACGAGGTTTGGCTGTTCCTCGGGTGGAGCTTCTTCAGTGTGATGGGCTTCATGGTGATATGGTTCTCTCTCTCGACGTTCTCGCGCAGCATCGGATTGGATGCCCAGCAGGGGTCGATTGTGACGGCTGTCCTGAACGTTGGACAGATTGTTGGACGGCCGCTGTTGGGATACTATAGCGATGCAGTTGGGCGTATTAATATTGCAACCGCTGCCACGCTTGTCAGTGGTGTTCTTTGCTTGTCCCTTTGGGTCTGTGCGAAGTCATATGCTGCCATCTTGTGTTTTGCCCTCTTTGGTGGGATCCTCTTCGGGACCTTCTGGACT GTCATGGCCCCGCTGAGTGCCGAGGTGGTCGCTCTCAAGGAAATCCGGTCGTGCCTGACAATTATGTGGCTGGTCTGCGTCCTTCCAGCAACAT TTGGCGAGGCCATTGGCCTGGAGCTGCGAACTTCAGGAGACAGACCATACCTCCGCACCCAGATATACACTGGATTCATGTATATCGGAGCGGCTCTTTGTGCCGGACTGCTGCGAGTGTGGAAGGCTCGGCGAGTTGGAAAATTAGGGGCCGCTGGTCCGACCAATACTCTTGACGATACATACTTCATGGTCCGCGATACGAGGCTTTGGAAGAGGGTCTGA
- a CDS encoding Zn(II)2Cys6 transcription factor (COG:K;~EggNog:ENOG410PJPW;~InterPro:IPR036864,IPR007219,IPR001138;~PFAM:PF00172,PF04082;~go_function: GO:0000981 - DNA-binding transcription factor activity, RNA polymerase II-specific [Evidence IEA];~go_function: GO:0003677 - DNA binding [Evidence IEA];~go_function: GO:0008270 - zinc ion binding [Evidence IEA];~go_process: GO:0006351 - transcription, DNA-templated [Evidence IEA];~go_process: GO:0006355 - regulation of transcription, DNA-templated [Evidence IEA]), whose translation MADNEPAAPPNWRIPKACQECRQRKIKCSGDNPCKTCQLRRTPCIYREVIRQRRKRNHGLGDTSHPTGDRLGLDGPPRPESMQPQAHREERPLSFNNSVSATHMTSPSNKVQLYYGSTSHFALMHEIYRDLTAHQTGQNDHGPHGRVEEAGAGLDMLSFRTIFFGIPAHPHKDSARGPNGADPHIMFLSYDLARRFLDAFLSTLYGLLPIWPAEQFARRLGQIYGSQPPPRTDKHQCILIMALALGSLITEENHAWGDVLYEQVKVSCSAFDDTVNIQTNEVGRPNACFLHLGTAARKAISAGLHKESPHDSGETWEITEERRRTFWYLYIYENWICFHLGRPSSLSRRNVGIPTPEDPFCQALIFLSDAICRSADELYGRHHESLLQMWRIAKSIWDDLRTFDSKMQRALGFGLDKRPQPGGVGVQQTMCITLYYHTILLTFRPFLIFRGRWNQETKTGQDSDKDSTKREIPPWLNEACGYALSAACRTIHFLCESYTANELVRGIRYHGFFLSSSCAAVIFDLMHGKDLAPSHLPWAHATLRALTGMKQSDAVEASILAIQTILKQLNPAYEWIPQTEPSKSPTTQSPAPAITRPPYTVPTSRELSNVPAAPNSALNTTTLPAPAQSQPLLYDFQGNPLEQSMDMPPTTGGTGSGEDLLDFTLSDMGWDFDFSTMDLETFFSVSPAFDAPAV comes from the exons ATGGCTGACAACGAGCCTGCCGCCCCGCCCAATTGGCGCATCCCCAAGGCCTGCCAAGAGTGCCGCCAACGCAAGATCAAGTGCAGCGGCGACAACCCATGCAAAACCTGCCAACTTCGCCGAACGCCATGCATCTACCGCGAAGTCATCCGCCAGCGCCGGAAAAGGAATCACGGACTGGGCGACACCAGCCATCCCACTGGGGACAGGCTGGGGCTCGATGGACCGCCCCGGCCCGAGTCGATGCAGCCCCAGGCCCACCGGGAGGAGCGTCCCCTCAGTTTCAACAACAGCGTCTCAGCCACGCATATGACCTCCCCCTCGAACAAGGTGCAGCTTTATTATGGCTCAACATCCCATTTCGCGCTCATGCACGAGATCTACCGAGATCTCACGGCTCATCAGACCGGCCAGAACGACCATGGGCCGCACGGCCGGGTCGAGGAAGCCGGCGCCGGACTGGATATGCTCAGCTTCCGGACTATTTTCTTTGGAATCCCGGCTCATCCGCACAAGGATTCGGCAAGGGGGCCCAATGGCGCCGATCCGCATATCATGTTCCTGTCTTATGATCTGGCGCGTCGCTTTCTTGATGCGTTTCTGTCTACGCTTTATGGCCTCCTGCCTATCTGGCCGGCTGAGCAATTCGCGCGCCGTCTTGGGCAGATATATGGATCGCAGCCGCCCCCTCGTACTGATAAACACCAGTGCATCCTTATTATGGCGCTGGCGCTAGGGTCACTGATCACGGAGGAGAATCATGCTTGGGGTGATGTCCTGTATGAGCAGGTCAAGGTGTCCTGCAGCGCTTTTGACGACACTGTGAATATCCAGACG AACGAGGTCGGAAGGCCAAATGCGTGCTTTCTCCATCTTGGGACTGCAGCGCGGAAGGCAATTTCTGCTGGTTTGCATAAAGAATCGCCGCACGATAGTGGAGAGACATGGGAGATTActgaagaaagaagacgcACATTTTggtatctttatatatatgAAAA CTGGATATGCTTCCATCTCGGACGGCCGAGCTCACTATCACGGAGGAACGTTGGCATTCCCACTCCAGAGGACCCTTTCTGCCAGGCGTTGATCTTCCTGTCGGACGCCATTTGCCGCTCGGCGGATGAATTGTATGGCCGACACCATGAATCGTTACTGCAAATGTGGAGAATTGCAAAATCCATATGGGACGATTTACGGACCTTCGACTCTAAAATGCAACGTGCGCTTGGATTTGGGCTTGACAAGCGACCTCAACCGGGTGGCGTTGGGGTGCAGCAGACTATGTGCATCACTC TTTATTATCATACAATCCTTCTCACATTCCGACCATTCCTAATATTCCGTGGTCGATGGAATCAGGAGACAAAAACCGGCCAGGATTCAGATAAAGACAGCACAAAGCGCGAAATACCACCTTGGCTGAATGAAGCATGTGGGTATGCACTGAGTGCTGCATGCCGGACCATTCATTTCCTGTGCGAGTCATATACAGCCAACGAGCTAGTCAGG GGCATTCGATATCACGGGTTTTTCTTGTCGAGCTCCTGCGCAGCGGTTATATTTGACCTCATGCACGGCAAGGATCTCGCCCCGTCCCATCTTCCCTGGGCCCATGCCACACTGAGAGCACTTACGGGCATGAAGCAGTCTGACGCAGTGGAAGCCTCTATTCTTGCTATCCAAACCATCCTCAAACAGCTCAACCCAGCTTACGAATGGATCCCTCAAACCGAGCCATCCAAATCCCCTACTACGCAGagtccagcgccagcaaTCACAAGACCGCCATATACTGTGCCCACTTCACGAGAACTTTCAAATGTACCAGCTGCACCTAATAGtgccctcaacaccaccaccctcccTGCCCCGGCCCAATCACAACCACTGCTCTACGACTTCCAAGGAAACCCGCTAGAGCAGAGCATGGACATGCCACCCACAACCGGTGGTACAGGGAGCGGCGAGGATCTCCTTGATTTCACCCTGTCGGATATGGGCTGGGACTTTGATTTTTCGACTATGGATCTGGAGACGTTTTTCTCTGTTAGTCCGGCGTTCGATGCGCCGGCGGTATGA
- a CDS encoding uncharacterized protein (COG:S;~EggNog:ENOG410PYQB;~SECRETED:SignalP(1-18)), with protein MKFFQYITAALLPMTVFAIPAVEPELKAVSAPATITTEDFHLLMKRQTDLGSIIGDLTDSLGSIKEILSSDSLKNINTVVTQLAALLGDPTTKQIKSLVSTASDLLNSDAASNLIDQLPSLLSSVSGLLTKETLNKITTLLDNAAILLTKEFANNVKGLINDVAPLVSAVAQVISALLGSLLG; from the exons ATGAAGTTCTTCCAGTACATCACAGCGGCCCTGCTGCCCATGACTGTGTTTGCCATCCCTGCTGTAGAGCCTGAACTCAAGGCCGTTTCTGCTCCGGCCACTATCACTACAGAGGACTTCCACCTTCTCATGAAGCGGCAGACCGACCTCGGCAGCATTATCGGCGATTTGACGGACTCCCTCGGCTCTATCAAGGAGATCTTATCCTCAGACTCATTGAAGAATATCAACACCGTCGTCACCCAATTAGCAGCG CTGCTCGGGGATCCAACCACAAAACAAATCAAGAGCTTGGTGTCTACAGCATCAGACCTTCTCAACAGTGACGCCGCCTCGAATCTGATTGACCAGCTACCGTCTCTGCTCTCCAGCGTCAGCGGCTTGCTCACCAAGGAGACGCTGAACAAGATCACGACTCTGCTTGATAACGCAGCCATCTTGCTGACTAAGGAATTCGCTAATAATGTCAAGGGCCTCATCAACGATGTGGCGCCGCTCGTGTCTGCTGTCGCGCAGGTCATTTCAGCGCTTCTGGGGTCTCTTCTGGGGTAA
- a CDS encoding cytochrome P450 (COG:Q;~EggNog:ENOG410PMNM;~InterPro:IPR001128,IPR002401,IPR036396;~PFAM:PF00067;~TransMembrane:1 (o6-26i);~go_function: GO:0005506 - iron ion binding [Evidence IEA];~go_function: GO:0016705 - oxidoreductase activity, acting on paired donors, with incorporation or reduction of molecular oxygen [Evidence IEA];~go_function: GO:0020037 - heme binding [Evidence IEA];~go_process: GO:0055114 - oxidation-reduction process [Evidence IEA]), which produces MAAILSLDLSTAAICTAVYLLSCLLWRRYHSPLSDIPGPFLASCTRLWHIIRIFTGDINVRSISEHEHHGPFIRIAHDEVSVCHPDAIRGVLLNPIPKAPWYKVLALPDRRFQTPMSETDPKRRVERAKNVASAYTLSNLIKSEPYMDAMIQLMLSKFDQFAEKQDPVELDYWFNFLAFDIIGEVVFSESFGFLESGKDLGGSIGNSRALNAYIAAAGYFQWLHNLTLGNALLSKYNLMPNNHLFDTTMAALQRRQANPSPRNDMIEHWKKTLEQHPERMTITDLQATATGTVGAGADTISGALQSFVYHMLRKPEHLETLRAEIANERAQGRCNDPVVSYAHAQNMEYLQACIKESLRIFGPVPFGLARLAPKGGLTIGDRFFPEGTKLSVNPWVIHHSTEFFGPDAKEYNPGRWIGPQAKAIEKYFMPFGAGYNSCPGRNLATIELSKVIATLVRDYDIRQQNPNQSWSYMAYFTAVPYGWPCYVSKAKGGLR; this is translated from the exons ATGGCTGCCATTCTTTCCCTCGACCTGTCTACTGCAGCTATTTGCACGGCCGTCTATCTGTTAAGTTGCCTTTTGTGGCGACGATATCACTCCCCGCTGAGCGACATTCCGGGTCCTTTCCTTGCATCGTGCACCCGGCTGTGGCACATCATCCGCATATTCACCGGCGATATTAACGTTCGAAGTATAAGCGAGCATGAGCATCATG GACCGTTCATCCGCATCGCCCACGACGAAGTCAGCGTCTGCCATCCCGACGCCATCCGCGGCGTACTGTTGAATCCAATCCCAAAG GCACCATGGTACAAAGTCCTGGCCCTGCCAGACCGGCGCTTCCAAACCCCCATGTCCGAAACCGATCCCAAGCGCCGAGTCGAGCGAGCCAAAAATGTCGCGTCTGCGTATACTCTGTCCAACCTGATAAAGTCCGAGCCGTACATGGACGCCATGATTCAACTGATGCTATCCAAATTCGATCAGTTCGCTGAGAAACAAGACCCCGTTGAGCTGGACTACTGGTTCAACTTCCTTGCCTTCGACATCATCGGCGAGGTCGTCTTCTCAGAGAGCTTTGGGTTCCTGGAGAGTGGAAAAGATCTCGGGGGCTCGATAGGCAATTCGCGCGCACTGAATGCGTATATCGCTGCAGCTGGGTACTTCCAGTGGTTGCATAATCTGACCTTGGGCAATGCACTGCTGTCGAAATATAACCTGATGCCGAACAACCATCTCTTCGATACGACCATGGCTGCCCTGCAGCGTCGCCAGGCGAACCCCAGCCCGCGCAACGATATGATCGAACACTGGAAGAAGACATTAGAACAGCATCCTGAGCGCATGACGATAACTGACTTACAGGCTACGGCCACGGGCACTGTCGGCGCTGGAGCGGACACCATTAGCGGTGCCTTGCAGTCATTTGTGTACCATATGCTTCGGAAGCCAGAGCACCTCGAGACCCTCCGTGCAGAAATTGCCAACGAGAGAGCACAAGGGCGCTGTAACGACCCCGTTGTATCCTACGCCCACGCCCAGAACATGGAGTACCTACAGGCCTGT ATCAAAGAGTCACTCCGTATTTTCGGTCCAGTCCCATTCGGTCTCGCGCGGTTGGCACCGAAGGGCGGTCTTACAATCGGGGATCGCTTCTTTCCGGAAGGA ACAAAGCTGAGCGTCAACCCCTGGGTCATCCACCATTCCACGGAATTCTTCGGACCCGATGCGAAAGAATACAACCCAGGCCGATGGATTGGACCCCAAGCAAAAGCTATCGAGAAGTACTTTATGCCG TTCGGTGCTGGATATAACTCTTGTCCTGGCCGCAACCTGGCGACCATTGAACTCTCCAAGGTCATCGCGACCCTTGTTCGGGATTATGATATTCGCCAGCAAAATCCGAACCAGAGCTGGAGTTATATGGCTTATTTCACGGCAGTTCCATACGGGTGGCCGTGCTATGTATCCAAAGCAAAAGGGGGGCTGCGCTAG
- a CDS encoding uncharacterized protein (COG:S;~EggNog:ENOG410Q1FN;~SECRETED:SignalP(1-19)) has protein sequence MHFFRYIALGFMSAIGVRGDEVTKTVNATEMQNAADTLLSMFPSATPYTANFTAPGGNLLQPPSSLMKDIFTAVPPTVLAQLMLPTGRSAIASEFQAGNTPSWYQSLPTEVKSYVLAMKSQVGAGNVDLNATRTPAPTSSSSASGGDSDGEKDGDSPSTETSSGFAAHATGDVAASLAGALGLLGLAVVL, from the exons ATGCACTTCTTTCGCTACATTGCCCTGGGGTTTATGAGCGCCATTGGCGTTCGAGGGGATGAGGTTACAAAAACAGTCAATGCAACAGAGATGCAAAATGCTGC AGACACCCTTCTGTCGATGTTCCCAAGCGCCACTCCATATACAGCAAACTTCACAGCCCCAGGCGGAAACCTTCTACAGCCACCATCATCCCTCATGAAGGACATTTTCACCGCTGTACCTCCTACAGTCCTCGCTCAGCTCATGCTCCCCACCGGCCGCAGCGCAATTGCGTCCGAGTTCCAGGCTGGCAACACCCCGAGTTGGTATCAGAGCCTACCCACAGAAGTCAAGAGCTACGTCCTTGCCATGAAGTCCCAGGTCGGAGCAGGAAACGTCGATCTGAACGCCACTCGTACCCCAGCGCCtacttcgtcatcgtctgcaAGTGGAGGCGACTCCGACGGCGAAAAGGATGGCGACAGTCCTTCTACGGAAACATCATCCGGATTTGCTGCACACGCCACTGGCGACGTTGCTGCTAGTCTGGCGGGCGCCCTCGGTCTGCTTGGGTTGGCAGTAGTGCTGTAG
- a CDS encoding MBL fold metallo-hydrolase (COG:S;~EggNog:ENOG410Q1G4;~InterPro:IPR036866,IPR001279;~PFAM:PF13483,PF12706), protein MPLTNTSVKITHVSTATAIISIDGINFLTDPVFCPAGSTYDYHGWAKVSNLHEWGFTETPPPETLRSIAGPAIQLDQLPPIDAVLLSHEDHVDNLDPLGRQLLDGRRVFTTPDGEKNLRPRPGVVGLKPWETVTATIAGKEFRITGTPCKHFPGGEVTGFILESDSFGIDEKTGLANAVYFSGDTVWIDELAELGKRWHIFVAVLNLGNALFPYPNGVLQITFDGKQAAHLMRVTGAEVMVPIHFESWEHFTEHQDELLNIFREEGIEEKVRWLTPGVATVV, encoded by the coding sequence ATGCCtctcaccaacaccagcgtTAAAATCACCCACGtttcaacagcaacagccatcatctccatcgaCGGCATAAACTTCCTCACCGACCCTGTCTTCTGCCCTGCTGGCTCTACATACGATTACCACGGCTGGGCTAAGGTATCCAACCTGCACGAATGGGGTTTCACCGAGACCCCTCCGCCAGAGACCCTGCGCAGCATCGCCGGCCCAGCTATCCAGCTTGACCAGTTGCCCCCTATCGACGCTGTCCTTCTCAGCCATGAAGACCATGTCGATAACCTTGATCCACTCGGCCGGCAGTTGCTCGACGGGCGACGCGTCTTCACTACCCCTGACGGCGAGAAGAACCTCCGTCCTCGTCCCGGTGTCGTCGGGCTGAAGCCCTGGGAAACGGTAACTGCTACGATTGCCGGCAAGGAATTCCGTATTACCGGAACCCCCTGCAAGCACTTCCCCGGCGGCGAGGTAAcgggcttcatcctcgaatCCGACTCATTCGGCATCGACGAGAAAACCGGCTTGGCCAACGCAGTCTACTTCTCCGGCGACACGGTCTGGATTGATGAGCTGGCGGAACTGGGGAAGAGGTGGCACATTTTTGTTGCAGTGCTGAACTTGGGTAATGCGCTGTTCCCTTATCCCAACGGTGTCCTGCAGATCACGTTTGATGGGAAGCAGGCGGCGCATCTGATGCGGGTTACTGGGGCTGAGGTTATGGTTCCTATTCATTTTGAGTCTTGGGAACATTTTACGGAGCATCAGGATGAGTTGTTGAATATTTTTAGGGAGGAGGGCATTGAGGAGAAGGTTCGTTGGTTGACTCCAGGCGTTGCTACTGTTGTTTGA
- a CDS encoding uncharacterized protein (COG:S;~EggNog:ENOG410PXSX;~TransMembrane:6 (o13-35i47-77o97-121i133-158o178-199i211-231o)), with protein sequence MAVFPIVNGAQKAIIAVAAIFMVLPIVAVTLRIYGRHLKGVGLDLSDYLIMGGLVCSLGFGSIDISCVVNCGVGHHMAEVVAEYGMDPIMLSMKELVAIQILWAVGNSCVKLSLLSFYCRVFSFPRFIMAAKATAIFILLWALAVILGGFLLCQPFAFTWDQSIPGGHCGNQVLSYQITGALNLVTDLMVLTMPMPYLWKLEMRVSQKVPLMAVFAVGLLYVSPALCLFHIPRINRSSVCIATIMRLVSLSLLDFTDLTDNITEAMIWGTIEPALGVTLACIPFMKPIFPFSRSMANYTQSGRTESSRGKVFSKKGFRHPYDPYPLETMVSTAGPQDGGPGMQTRPDNASDQEQLVPEGERQPGEGKGMSIVVKKDFDMR encoded by the exons ATGGCTGTGTTTCCCATTGTCAACGGCGCCCAGAAGGCGATTATCGCTGTGGCTGCTATTTTCATGGTGCTGCCAATTGTTGCAGTTACTTTGCGCATCTACGGCCGTCATCTGAAGGGAGTCGGCCTCGACCTGAGTGACTACCTGATCATGGGTGGATTG GTGTGTTCCCTTGGCTTCGGTTCCATTGACATATCCT GCGTCGTCAACTGCGGAGTGGGCCACCATATGGCAGAGGTCGTGGCAGAGTACGGAATGGACCCAATAATGCTCTCCATGAAG GAACTCGTCGCCATCCAGATCCTATGGGCCGTCGGTAACTCCTGCGTCAagctctccctcctctccttctacTGTCGcgtcttctcctttcctcgGTTCATCATGGCGGCCAAAGCAACGGCCATATTCATTCTCCTCTGGGCTCTCGCCGTCATCCTAGGCGGGTTCCTCCTCTGCCAGCCATTCGCGTTTACCTGGGACCAAAGCATCCCCGGCGGCCATTGCGGTAACCAAGTCCTCTCATACCAGATCACCGGCGCCCTCAACCTGGTGACAGACCTGATGGTGCTGACCATGCCAATGCCGTATCTCTGGAAGCTCGAGATGCGCGTATCGCAGAAGGTGCCTCTCATGGCGGTCTTTGCTGTCGGGCTATTGTACGTATCTCCCGCCCTATGTCTATTCCACATACCCAGAATTAACAGGTCCAGCGTCTGCATCGCAACAATCATGCGCCTcgtctctctctccctccttgATTTCACCGACCTTACCGATAATATCACCGAAGCGATGATCTGGGGAACCATCGAGCCTGCCCTGGGCGTCACCCTAGCCTGTATCCCCTTCATGAAGCCCatattccccttctcccgGTCCATGGCGAACTATACGCAGTCCGGGCGGACGGAAAGCAGTCGCGGGAAAGTGTTTAGCAAGAAGGGTTTTCGACATCCATATGATCCCTATCCTTTGGAAACGATGGTTAGTACGGCTGGCCCGCAGGATGGTGGGCCGGGTATGCAGACGAGGCCGGATAATGCGTCGGATCAGGAGCAGTTGGTTCCAGAAGGGGAGCGACAGCCtggagagggaaagggaatGTCAATTGTAGTGAAAAAAGATTTTGATATGAGATGA
- a CDS encoding bZIP transcription factor (COG:S;~EggNog:ENOG410PYQB;~InterPro:IPR021833;~PFAM:PF11905), translating into MDTTRKTTPKATKLTGDRAARKREQDRQAQRSAREKTKKLIAHLESRIETLTRFHNSGNVQELIDELEVQRKANEALRTTLRSIEKAINGGLAEANTALKNCNNMKPPPEDGSTSPSSENSKQIGSNGGIQDIAQHSNLLAPGHCHIAQQSASPAFDEASMIDKFSPNGSFVDMHAGLSLTGKPADDIPVPFNSTLHTFPMDMPMPIQAVVHSTEPPCDCCKQLLYMNDMLGRFALTCTRSMADQRIRDADIAIRAVVHGWDAVTHLHPLDPVWTMLRTADETVWRTCGAVERVGILRVLSLMLRYLSDPSEPNLSHLPKFMRQRPSQHRIIHKPLIDFVVWPALRERLILFPHQHCSEKFWSTFWTCFRFNWPYRLQDCFLQQGQTGLYRFSDAFSKSFYDLQNWGMTPEFFRQYPDLEADVNVIPADAEPTPVTVGSDTLTLGNGGMGHESVSRLDPVTANMFTAFPADWSTRSQLF; encoded by the exons ATGGACACCACTCGAAAGACAACGCCCAAGGCAACAAAGCTCACCGGCGATCGAGCTGCTCGAAAGCGCGAGCAAGACCGACAAGCCCAGAGGAGCGCCCGCGAAAAGACCAAGAAACTTATCGCCCATCTCGAGTCGCGGATCGAAACACTGACCCGTTTCCATAACAGCGGCAATGTCCAAGAGCTGatcgatgagctggaggtgcAGCGCAAAGCGAACGAAGCCCTGCGGACTACGCTGCGGTCGATCGAAAAGGCAATCAACGGGGGCCTTGCTGAAGCAA ATACCGCGCTCAAAAATTGCAACAACATGAAGCCGCCTCCCGAAGATGGATCAACGTCGCCCAGCAGCGAAAATAGCAAGCAAATCGGGTCGAACGGGGGAATTCAAGATATCGCACAACACTCCAACCTCCTAGCGCCTGGCCACTGTCATATTGCCCAACAGTCCGCGAGCCCAGCCTTTGATGAGGCGAGCATGATCGACAAATTCTCCCCCAATGGCTCGTTTGTCGACATGCACGCTGGGTTGTCATTGACGGGGAAGCCCGCCGACGACATTCCAGTCCCGTTTAATAGCACTTTGCACACATTTCCGATGGATATGCCCATGCCTATCCAAGCGGTTGTGCACTCAACAGAACCTCCATGTGACTGCTGTAAACAGTTGCTATACATGAACGACATGCTCGGCCGGTTTGCACTTACGTGCACACGGAGTATGGCTGATCAGCGAATTCGCGATGCCGACATTGCAATCCGCGCTGTAGTCCATGGGTGGGATGCCGTCACTCATCTGCACCCGCTGGACCCGGTCTGGACCATGCTTCGAACGGCGGACGAGACCGTCTGGCGCACTTGTGGTGCGGTTGAGCGAGTAGGCATCCTTAGGGTGCTCAGCCTGATGCTTCGC TACCTATCCGACCCGTCTGAGCCCAACCTGAGCCATCTTCCAAAATTCATGCGGCAGCGGCCGTCCCAGCACCGTATCATACACAAGCCACTGATAGACTTTGTGGTCTG GCCTGCCCTTCGAGAGCGATTGATTCTATTCCCCCATCAGCACTGCTCTGAGAAGTTCTGGTCAACGTTCTGGACCTGTTTCCGTTTCAATTGGCCATACAGATTACAGGACTGTTTTCTCCAGCAGGGCCAAACTGGACTCTATCGTTTCTCCGATGCGTTTAGCAAGTCATTTTACGACCTACAAAACTGGGGCATGACCCCCGAATTCTTCCGCCAGTACCCCGATCTGGAAGCGGACGTGAACGTAATTCCAGCCGATGCAGAGCCAACACCGGTCACTGTAGGCAGCGACACATTAACGTTGGGTAATGGGGGGATGGGCCACGAGAGTGTATCGCGGCTCGATCCAGTCACGGCGAATATGTTCACAGCGTTCCCGGCGGACTGGTCAACACGGAGTCAACTGTTTTAG